Proteins encoded in a region of the Natator depressus isolate rNatDep1 chromosome 23, rNatDep2.hap1, whole genome shotgun sequence genome:
- the LOC141976260 gene encoding uncharacterized protein LOC141976260, whose protein sequence is MGEKANTCPYCGKGFRRSSHLTRHLGTHSGGEQRSYACSHRGKGPALAPPPAGERPYACTHCGKAFGRSAHLARHQETHSGERPYKCTYCGKAFGRNAHLTRHHGTHTGERPYQCGICGRAFTRDAHLTRHQLVHTGEKPFQCGVCGKAFTRSAHLARHQGTHTGEKPFECGVCGKAFTRDAHLARHRATHTGERPYKCADCGKGFGATSHLLRHQRTHQE, encoded by the coding sequence ATGGGTGAGAAGGCCAACACGTGCCCGTACTGCGGCAAGGGCTTCCGGCGCAGCTCCCACCTGACCCGGCACCTGGGCACCCACTCAGGCGGAGAGCAGCGCTCCTATGCCTGCAGCCACCGTGGCAAGGGCCCGGCCCTGGCTCCACCGCCGGCGGGTGAGCGCCCCTACGCCTGCACCCACTGTGGGAAAGCCTTTGGGCGCAGCGCCCACCTGGCCCGGCACCAGGAGACCCACTCCGGCGAACGCCCTTACAAGTGCACCTACTGCGGGAAAGCCTTCGGGCGCAACGCCCACCTGACCCGGCACCATGGCACCCATACTGGCGAGCGTCCCTACCAGTGCGGCATATGTGGCAGGGCCTTCACCCGCGACGCCCACCTGACCCGGCACCAGCTTGTCCACACCGGCGAGAAGCCATTCCAGTGTGGTGTCTGTGGCAAAGCCTTCACCCGCAGCGCCCACCTGGCCCGGCACCAGGGCACCCACACAGGCGAGAAGCCCTTTGAGTGCGGGGTCTGCGGCAAAGCCTTCACCCGCGACGCCCACCTGGCCCGACACCGGGCCACTCACACCGGCGAGCGCCCCTACAAGTGCGCCGACTGCGGGAAGGGCTTCGGAGCCACCTCCCACCTCCTCCGCCACCAGAGGACCCACCAGGAGTAG